The Campylobacter sp. CNRCH_2014_0184h region CTAGAATATGGTAGTTTTAGAGATATTCAAATTTTAAGAGATAATAAAGTTATTAAAAAGGTAGATTTATATGACTTTTTACTTAAAGGTCAGCTTGATCTTTTTCCTTTTAGAATGGGTGATGTGATCTTAGTGGGTAGTGTACAAAAGTATGTTTTTGTAGAAGGAGATGTGCAAAAGCCTTTTAGATTTGAGTTAAGTAATGATATTTTAAATTTAGAAGATATAGCAAGGGTTGCAGGAGCTAAGCCTATAGTAACTAATGCAGTGGTAAAAAGCTATAGAGATGATCATAAATTACATGTGGATGCTTACAGCAAAAAGCAGTTTTTAGGTGTGAAATTATATAATGGTGATGAGATAGAATTTAGACCTGATTATACTGCACAAAATATTAGCATTAGCATAGAAGGTGAGCATAGTGGTTTGCACTCGGTGGTGATAAAAAAAGGCACAACCTTAGCTGAACTTGCTAAAATGATTACAGTTAATGACCAATCAAACATTAATGCCTTGCAAGTTTTTAGAAAAAGCGTAGCAGCTACTCAAAAACAACTTATTGAAGCTCAGCTTAAAGAGCTTGAAACGCTAGCTCTAACAAGCTCTTCGGTCAATGCTGAGCAAGCTAGCATTAGAGCTACTCAAGCTAAGACGATTTTAGAATTTATTGCGCGTGCAAAACAAGCTCAGCCAAAAGGACAAATCGTTATAGACAATGTTAAAGCGTATAATTCTATAGTATTAGAAGAAGGTGATGTGGTAAATGTACCTAGTAAAAATAATCTTGTTTTGGTTCAAGGTGAAGTTTCTATACCAGGTGCATTTGTGTATATGGATAAAGAAAAATTAAGATATTATATCAACCTAGCAGGTGGCTTTAGCGATAGGGCTGATATATCAAGAGTTTTAGTAATCAATGCTAATGGTAAGGCAACTAAATACAGCGGTAGAAGTTCAGCAGATATCAAAGCGGGAGATTCTATTTTAGTTTTACCAAAAGTAGATAGTCAAAATCTCCAAATTTTTAGCATGCTAACACAAATTTTATACCAAATAGCTATTGCAACTAATGTAGTGCTAAATATATAGGAATTTAGATGAGCCAAATAGAAGCGATTAAAATAGCCAAAGAAGTTTTTGAGATAGAATCAAAAACGATTTTAGATTTATGTGATAACTTAGATGAAGGTTTTAATAAAGTCATTGATCTGATTTTATCTATCAAAGGCAGATGTGTAGTAAGTGGCATGGGTAAGTCAGGCCATATAGGAGCTAAGATAGCTGCAACCTTGGCTAGTACAGGCACTCCAAGCTTTTTTATGCATCCGGGTGAAGCTTTGCATGGAGATCTTGGTATGCTCACAAGCGAGGATGTGCTTTTGGCTATTTCAAATTCAGGAGAAACTGAAGAGGTTTTAAAACTCATACCAGTGATTAAAAAAAGAAAAATTCCTTTAATTGTCATGGCGGGAAATCAATACTCTACTTTAGCTAAACAAGCAGATATTTTTATAAACATAGCAGTAAAAAAAGAAGCTTGCCCGCTTCAATTAGCTCCAACTTCTTCTACCACGGCTACTTTAGCTATGGGTGATGCTATAGCAGTAGCTTTAATGAGGGCAAGGAATTTTAGACCTGATGATTTTGCTTTGTTTCATCCAGGGGGAAGTTTGGGTAGAAAGCTTCTAACTAGAGTAGGTGATTTGATGGTGTCAAATAATCTACCTATAGTAAGCCCTGAGAGTGAATTTAATGAGTTAGTTGATGTGATGACTAGTGGTAAATTAGGACTTTGTATAGTACTTGAAAATGAAAAGCTAGTTGGGATCATCACAGATGGTGATTTAAGAAGAGCTTTAAGGGCAAATGATAAGCCAAGATTTGATTTTAAAGCTAAAGAAATCATGAGCGATAGTCCAAAAACCATAGAAGCAAGCGCTATGGCAAGTGAAGCAGAAGAGCTTATGCTAAAACATAAAATCAAAGAGATAGTTGTCACTCAAGATGAAAAAATAGTAGGCATTATCCAACTTTATGCGATAGGGAAAATTTAATATTTTTTTATGATATAATTATAAATAAATTTAAAATATAAGGTTGTGATTAGATGAAAAAAATTCTAGTTGTATTTGGAACTAGGCCAGAAGCTATAAAAATGGCTCCATTAGTTAAAATAATGGAAAGTAGAAATGATGTAGATTTTAAAATTTGTGTGACCGCACAGCATAGGCAAATGTTGGATCAAATTCTAGATGTTTTTGACATTAAGCCAGATTATGATTTAAACATCATGAGTGAAAATCAAGATTTATATGATATTACTTTTAAAATTCTTTGTGGTATGAAAAATATATTGAATGATTATAGACCAGATGTTGTTTTGGTGCATGGAGATACAACTACCGCAAGTGCTACAGCATTGGCAGCTTTTTATCAAAAAATAAAAGTAGCACATGTTGAAGCAGGGCTAAGGACTTATAATCTTTATAATCCTTGGCCAGAGGAGGCAAATAGACAAATTGTCGGTGTTTTATCAGATATTCATTTTACTCCAACAAGTAAGAGTGCTGAAAATCTTATAAAAGAAGGAAAGGATGAAAAGAATATTCTTGTGACTGGTAATACTGTTGTTGATGCATTATTTTATATGGTAGAAAAAATAAAAAATAATATAGTATTTAAGACAAAAATTTTATCTTTTATCGAAAATGATTATAAAATAAGTGATAATAGAAAATTTATTCTGGTTACAGGACATCGTAGAGAAAATTTTGGTGAAGGTTTTTTGCAAATTTGTGAAGCATTAAAAACTATAGCAATTAATAATCCAAATATTGACATAATCTATCCTGTTCATTTAAATCCTAATGTTCAAAAACCCGTAAAATCAATTCTTTCAGATATAGCTAATATTTATCTTATAAATCCTCTTAGGTATGAGGAGTTTGTATATCTTATGTCAAATTGTTATTTTATTATTACAGATTCTGGTGGTATACAGGAAGAAGCACCTAGCCTTGGAAAACCTGTATTAGTAATGCGTGAAACAACAGAAAGACCAGAAGCAGTAGAAGCTGAAACAGTGAAGTTAGTGGGTACTTGTAAAAGTAGTATTGTCAAAGCAGCTCAAGAGTTGATTGATGATGAAGATGAATATAATAAAATGAGTAAAGCAAGTAATCCTTATGGAGATGGTAAAGCATGTGAGAAAATTATAGAGGTATTAATAAAAAAAGGAGATTGTTGTGCTTAATCATTTTAATAAAGTGTGTGTAATGGGTCTTGGATATATAGGGCTTCCTACAGCGGCTGTTTTTGCTAGTAGAAAAGTTAAAGTTTTGGGTGTAGACATAAATCAGCAAGCAGTAGATACTATAAATCAAGGTAAAATTCATATTGTAGAACCTGAATTAGATATTTTGGTACATGCTGTTGTAAAAGATGGTTATCTTAAAGCAGCAACACTGCCAGATGAAGCAGATGCTTTTATCATTGCAGTACCAACTCCTTTTAAAGGGGAAGATCATGAGCCCAATTTGGATTACATTAAGGCAGCATCAAAATCAGTAGCAAAAGTTTTAAAAAAAGGGAATTTAGTGATTTTAGAGTCAACATCCCCAGTTGGAGCAACAGAACAAATGGCCAAATGGCTTGCAGATGAAAGACCTGATTTGACTTTTCCTCATCAGATCGGTGAAGAATCTGATATTAAAATAGCTCATTGCCCAGAAAGGGTTTTGCCTGGGCAGGTTATAAGAGAACTTGTTGAGAACGATAGAATTATTGGTGGTATGACGCAAAAATGCACAGAATATGCAACAAATTTGTATAAAATTTTTGTTCAAGGTGAATGCATTAAAACAAATGCTAGGACAGCGGAAATGGCAAAACTTACAGAAAATTCGTTTAGAGATGTAAATATAGCTTTTGCTAATGAATTATCTATTTTGTGTGATAAATTAGATATAAATGTATGGGAGCTTATAAAACTTGCTAACCGTCATCCTAGAGTAAATATCTTACAACCCGGTTGTGGAGTTGGTGGTCATTGTATCGCAGTAGACCCGTGGTTCATAGTGCATCAAAATCCAAATGAAGCTAAAATGATAAAAACAGCTAGAGAGGTCAACGATAATAAACCAAATTTTGTTATACAAAAAATTAAAGAAAGAGTAAAAGGTATATCACAACCTAAAATTGCTTGTTTAGGTTTAGCGTTTAAACCAGATATTGATGATTTAAGAGAATCTCCAGCTTTAGATATAGTTATTAAGCTTGCAAATGAACGCAATAATCAAATATTGGCTGTAGAGCCAAATATAAAACAACTTCCATTAAAACTACAAGATAAAGCAAATATAGAATTGGTTTCTTTGACACAAGCTTTAGATGAAGCAGATGTTGTTGTGATATTAGTTAAGCATAAGGAGTTTATTGGTATACAATCTGATAAACTTATAGATTTTGTTAATATTTAAGGTTTATCCATGAAAGAAATAGATTCTGATGTTGTTTTATTAAAATGTGATCAAGTAAATTACAAAATTTATCTTCCAGGTAAGGATGTAGATTATATACAGAAAAAAATTTACAACGAATTGATTCCTTATGAATATGAAATGTTGCAGGGTATATTAGAGAGAGCAAAAAAGGATACCATTATAGTTGATATAGGGTCTAATATAGGCAATCATTCTTTATATCTTGCAGCACATGGTTTTGATATATATGCTTTTGAGGCTAATCAAGAACTTTGTGATATCTTTAAGATGAGTATAGAATTAAATGGATTCAAAAAAATAAAACTGCATGAATTTGGATTATCAGATAAAAAAGAAACAGCAATTTTAGATAATCTAAATCCAGAAAATTTAGGAGGTCAATCTTTAAAAATTAAAGATTCTGGTAATATTGTTTTATATCCTCTTGATGATATAAAATTTGAAAAAGATATTTCTGTATTAAAAATAGATGTAGAGGGAATGGAAGTTAAAGTTTTAAATGGTGCAATCAATACTATAAAAAAACATAGACCATTTTTATATATAGAAGCTATTAGTAATGTTGAATTTAGAAAAATTAATGTTATACTAGAAAAATTAGATTATGTTTATTGGAATACTTTTAATGCAACCCCAACACACTTGTATTATCCAAAAGAGCAGCTAAAGGATAAAGATATATTATCCAATATATCTTATCATAAAACCTTAGAATCATATAGGATTACTCAGTCTTTAAATTACAGTAAAAGAATATCTTCAGAAATTTCTAAAATTGCTGAAATTGTTTCCAAAAATAGCACTGATCTATATGCAAAAATAAATGCTCTAGAATCTCAAAAAGAGAAATGGAATGAAATAGAATTGGAGCAAATTAAAGAAATTAGTCAACTCCAATCACAAAAAGATAAGCTTGAACAAGATTTGCAATTTCATAAAGAGAAACTAGATACAACATTGGTAAATTATGCAGGTATGATGGCAAGATTTAAAAAACAAGAAATCTTGCAGAAAAAACTTTTAGTAGATAATAAAATTTACCAAAGAAAAGCAAACGAAGCTTTGAGTAACTTTAAAGACATGAGTGCAAGGAGTGAAAAATATCGTCAAGAAATAATTTTTAAAGATAATGAAATAAAAAGACTAGAAAATACTTTATCTTATAGAATAGGTAATCGTATTGTAAATGCTAAAAACATAAAAAATGTTATCTTACTACCTTATCATTTATATATGGAGTATAAAAGTTTTAAATCAAGGCGAAAGAATAAAAATACATTAAAACAAACTAATAAAATAAGAAAAACAATAGCAAATAGCCCAAATGCTATAAAACAACAATTTATCAATAAATTTGA contains the following coding sequences:
- the wecB gene encoding non-hydrolyzing UDP-N-acetylglucosamine 2-epimerase, whose amino-acid sequence is MKKILVVFGTRPEAIKMAPLVKIMESRNDVDFKICVTAQHRQMLDQILDVFDIKPDYDLNIMSENQDLYDITFKILCGMKNILNDYRPDVVLVHGDTTTASATALAAFYQKIKVAHVEAGLRTYNLYNPWPEEANRQIVGVLSDIHFTPTSKSAENLIKEGKDEKNILVTGNTVVDALFYMVEKIKNNIVFKTKILSFIENDYKISDNRKFILVTGHRRENFGEGFLQICEALKTIAINNPNIDIIYPVHLNPNVQKPVKSILSDIANIYLINPLRYEEFVYLMSNCYFIITDSGGIQEEAPSLGKPVLVMRETTERPEAVEAETVKLVGTCKSSIVKAAQELIDDEDEYNKMSKASNPYGDGKACEKIIEVLIKKGDCCA
- a CDS encoding KpsF/GutQ family sugar-phosphate isomerase, whose translation is MSQIEAIKIAKEVFEIESKTILDLCDNLDEGFNKVIDLILSIKGRCVVSGMGKSGHIGAKIAATLASTGTPSFFMHPGEALHGDLGMLTSEDVLLAISNSGETEEVLKLIPVIKKRKIPLIVMAGNQYSTLAKQADIFINIAVKKEACPLQLAPTSSTTATLAMGDAIAVALMRARNFRPDDFALFHPGGSLGRKLLTRVGDLMVSNNLPIVSPESEFNELVDVMTSGKLGLCIVLENEKLVGIITDGDLRRALRANDKPRFDFKAKEIMSDSPKTIEASAMASEAEELMLKHKIKEIVVTQDEKIVGIIQLYAIGKI
- the wecC gene encoding UDP-N-acetyl-D-mannosamine dehydrogenase, which gives rise to MLNHFNKVCVMGLGYIGLPTAAVFASRKVKVLGVDINQQAVDTINQGKIHIVEPELDILVHAVVKDGYLKAATLPDEADAFIIAVPTPFKGEDHEPNLDYIKAASKSVAKVLKKGNLVILESTSPVGATEQMAKWLADERPDLTFPHQIGEESDIKIAHCPERVLPGQVIRELVENDRIIGGMTQKCTEYATNLYKIFVQGECIKTNARTAEMAKLTENSFRDVNIAFANELSILCDKLDINVWELIKLANRHPRVNILQPGCGVGGHCIAVDPWFIVHQNPNEAKMIKTAREVNDNKPNFVIQKIKERVKGISQPKIACLGLAFKPDIDDLRESPALDIVIKLANERNNQILAVEPNIKQLPLKLQDKANIELVSLTQALDEADVVVILVKHKEFIGIQSDKLIDFVNI
- a CDS encoding polysaccharide biosynthesis/export family protein, yielding MKKIFLFLLLPLFLFSAVDVSQIAKTQADSIRQIQDKELLQNDLNKTTIINAKVFGAHLFNGNFTKFTQHVYNPDYKLAVGDRINVKIWGAVEFIQTLTVDSQGNIFIPKVGAINLLGVKNSALVQVITKAINKIYKSNVYVYADMDIYQNVSVFVTGNVNQPGLYQGLSSDSIIQYLDKASGINLEYGSFRDIQILRDNKVIKKVDLYDFLLKGQLDLFPFRMGDVILVGSVQKYVFVEGDVQKPFRFELSNDILNLEDIARVAGAKPIVTNAVVKSYRDDHKLHVDAYSKKQFLGVKLYNGDEIEFRPDYTAQNISISIEGEHSGLHSVVIKKGTTLAELAKMITVNDQSNINALQVFRKSVAATQKQLIEAQLKELETLALTSSSVNAEQASIRATQAKTILEFIARAKQAQPKGQIVIDNVKAYNSIVLEEGDVVNVPSKNNLVLVQGEVSIPGAFVYMDKEKLRYYINLAGGFSDRADISRVLVINANGKATKYSGRSSADIKAGDSILVLPKVDSQNLQIFSMLTQILYQIAIATNVVLNI